One window of Stigmatella erecta genomic DNA carries:
- a CDS encoding RNA polymerase sigma factor — MARFCQGDAAAFNAIFQRYARPIQGYLTRLTGNRAAAEDLVQLTFLSLVRARGRFLPGARLKPWLYAIATNAARDQQRRNQRPEELTEQGELPLHAADDRAVSRDTGLERTVQRALEQLPEGQRIPIVMHRFEGMSFAEIAEALGLTETAVKVRAHRGYARLRELLARQRQEMKE, encoded by the coding sequence ATGGCCCGGTTCTGCCAGGGAGACGCCGCAGCCTTCAACGCGATCTTCCAGCGCTACGCCCGGCCCATCCAAGGCTACCTCACCCGGCTCACGGGCAACCGGGCCGCGGCCGAGGACCTGGTCCAGCTTACCTTTCTGTCCCTGGTGCGCGCCCGGGGGCGCTTCCTTCCGGGCGCCCGCCTGAAGCCCTGGCTGTACGCCATCGCCACCAACGCGGCCCGGGACCAGCAGCGGCGCAACCAGCGGCCCGAAGAGCTCACCGAGCAGGGGGAGCTGCCCCTCCATGCCGCCGATGACAGGGCCGTCTCGCGCGACACGGGCCTGGAGCGCACCGTGCAGCGCGCCCTGGAACAACTGCCGGAAGGCCAGCGCATCCCCATTGTCATGCACCGCTTCGAGGGAATGAGCTTCGCGGAGATCGCCGAGGCCCTGGGGCTGACGGAAACCGCGGTGAAGGTGCGCGCCCACCGGGGGTATGCCCGGCTCCGGGAGCTGCTGGCCCGCCAGCGACAGGAGATGAAGGAATGA
- a CDS encoding lytic polysaccharide monooxygenase, which translates to MLGSLLASQALAHGSMEVPISRVYNCYKGNPEFPTSPACKALIAHSGKPQLYEWNAIRQTKANDNHRKFIPDGQLCSGGNSSHRGLDLTRTDWDSTLLLPDAEGQFEFVFHATALHATKTLQLFVTREGYDPSKPLKWSDLEDTPFCTATGLTDTDHRYHMLCPLPQGKHGAHVIYAIWQRSDSTEAFYSCSDVSFPEAPAAATSTRWRELGQVLARADLPAQSQVTFRLFDKTGKDLESHSLQLENATPAATWLLLLAQKVNAASSQVKVGVLQASGEVPPVERRQGNRVYAQQTGLSFQLDVDEPAGSRSLPPPAPPDDGTGCH; encoded by the coding sequence TTGCTGGGTTCCCTGCTCGCGTCCCAGGCGCTTGCGCACGGCTCGATGGAGGTCCCCATCAGCCGCGTCTACAATTGCTACAAGGGAAACCCCGAGTTTCCCACCTCCCCCGCGTGCAAGGCCTTGATTGCCCACAGCGGCAAGCCCCAGCTCTACGAGTGGAACGCCATCCGGCAGACCAAGGCCAATGACAATCACCGCAAGTTCATCCCCGATGGGCAGCTGTGCAGCGGTGGCAACTCCAGCCACCGGGGGCTGGACCTGACGCGCACGGACTGGGACAGCACGCTCCTGCTGCCGGACGCGGAGGGCCAGTTCGAGTTCGTGTTTCACGCCACGGCCCTGCACGCCACGAAGACGCTGCAGCTGTTCGTCACGCGCGAGGGGTATGATCCGTCCAAGCCGCTGAAGTGGTCAGACCTGGAGGACACGCCGTTCTGTACCGCGACGGGCCTCACGGATACCGACCACCGCTACCACATGCTCTGTCCCTTGCCCCAGGGCAAGCACGGCGCGCATGTCATCTACGCCATCTGGCAGCGCTCCGACAGCACCGAGGCCTTCTACTCGTGCAGCGACGTGAGCTTCCCGGAGGCCCCGGCGGCGGCCACCTCCACCCGCTGGAGAGAGCTGGGGCAGGTGCTGGCGCGGGCGGATCTGCCCGCCCAGAGCCAGGTCACCTTCCGCCTCTTCGACAAGACGGGCAAGGACCTCGAGTCCCACTCGCTCCAGCTGGAAAACGCCACCCCGGCCGCCACCTGGCTCCTGCTCCTGGCACAGAAGGTCAATGCGGCCTCCAGCCAGGTGAAGGTAGGCGTCCTCCAGGCCTCTGGCGAGGTGCCCCCCGTGGAGCGCCGCCAAGGCAACAGGGTCTACGCCCAGCAGACAGGGTTGTCCTTCCAGCTCGACGTGGATGAGCCGGCAGGCAGCCGGTCCCTGCCTCCGCCCGCGCCGCCCGATGACGGCACGGGCTGCCACTGA
- a CDS encoding NrsF family protein gives MKPECTRVMDALGGPLPPELASHAATCEDCRALLEGFGALEPLSRTPPAGPPAPSSPQAALQELAAHPQATPWWRELLVLLAVFTAVMAGGLFFLGRNGLVNNTASPATLVGLGLLILALVGGGAFLAVAPARRVPAWGVLSAGAAAVVLFQVLGGSGYAGLRSFASGVMGCMVTEVVLTVPPLVAALVLLCRSVFQPLRALAAGLAAAGVGLFVLHLHCADGSAAHLALGHVAPWLLLSGVTLLLRARLPSRSYAP, from the coding sequence ATGAAGCCCGAGTGCACGCGTGTGATGGATGCCCTGGGCGGGCCCCTGCCACCGGAGCTGGCCTCGCATGCGGCCACGTGCGAGGACTGCCGCGCCCTCCTCGAGGGCTTCGGGGCGCTCGAGCCCCTGTCCCGGACGCCCCCGGCCGGGCCCCCGGCCCCCTCGAGCCCCCAGGCCGCCCTCCAGGAGCTGGCCGCCCACCCCCAGGCCACCCCCTGGTGGCGCGAGCTGCTGGTGTTGCTGGCGGTCTTCACCGCCGTCATGGCGGGGGGCCTGTTCTTCCTGGGCCGCAACGGGCTGGTGAACAACACCGCCTCCCCGGCCACCCTGGTGGGGCTGGGGCTGCTCATCCTCGCGCTGGTGGGCGGCGGGGCGTTCCTCGCGGTGGCCCCGGCGCGCCGCGTCCCGGCATGGGGCGTGCTCAGCGCGGGGGCCGCGGCGGTGGTGCTCTTCCAGGTGCTGGGAGGCTCGGGCTACGCCGGGCTGCGGAGCTTTGCCTCCGGCGTCATGGGGTGCATGGTGACGGAGGTGGTGCTGACCGTCCCGCCCCTGGTGGCGGCCCTCGTGCTGCTCTGCCGGTCGGTCTTCCAGCCGCTGCGCGCCCTGGCGGCCGGCCTGGCCGCCGCGGGCGTGGGGCTCTTCGTCCTGCACCTGCACTGCGCGGATGGCAGCGCCGCGCACCTGGCGCTGGGCCACGTGGCGCCCTGGCTGCTGCTCTCCGGGGTGACGCTGCTCCTGCGCGCGCGGCTGCCCTCTCGCAGCTACGCGCCCTGA
- a CDS encoding peptidylprolyl isomerase, with the protein MANTTKVFFDITIDGAPAGRIVFSLDTTNTPKTAENFRALCTGEKGVGKQGKPLHYKGSSFHRVIPNFMLQGGDFTKGNGTGGESIYGEKFKDENFTNRHTRPGLLSMANAGPNTNGSQFFITTVVTSWLDDKHVVFGEVVEGMDVVKKIESLGTPGGQTRGTITIADSGQL; encoded by the coding sequence ATGGCGAACACCACCAAAGTCTTCTTCGACATCACCATCGACGGCGCCCCCGCGGGCCGCATCGTCTTCTCGCTCGACACCACGAACACCCCCAAGACGGCCGAGAACTTCCGGGCGCTGTGCACCGGTGAGAAGGGCGTTGGGAAGCAGGGCAAGCCGCTGCACTACAAGGGCTCGTCCTTCCACCGCGTCATCCCCAACTTCATGCTCCAGGGCGGCGACTTCACCAAGGGCAACGGCACCGGCGGCGAGTCCATCTACGGTGAGAAGTTCAAGGACGAGAACTTCACCAACCGCCACACGCGCCCGGGCCTGCTCTCCATGGCCAACGCCGGCCCCAACACCAATGGCTCGCAGTTCTTCATCACCACCGTCGTCACCTCGTGGCTCGACGACAAGCACGTCGTCTTCGGCGAGGTCGTCGAGGGCATGGACGTGGTGAAGAAGATCGAATCGCTCGGCACCCCCGGGGGCCAGACCCGCGGCACCATCACCATCGCGGACAGCGGCCAGCTCTAG